One window of the Xiphophorus couchianus chromosome 12, X_couchianus-1.0, whole genome shotgun sequence genome contains the following:
- the LOC114153959 gene encoding HRAS-like suppressor 3 has translation MDSTGSQEPAKEPITDKNGDEPKPGDLIEIFRNVYEHWAVYVGDGYVVHLLGPDGNFSSFSTINLPVGKNNILKQKLLEVVSSDEWHINNNMDQEKQPRPAHVIVEQANKLVGTTRSYNVVDYNCEHFATELRYGAAESQQVEDALKIGLGVTGVSLALGVVIVALLIWKNNQSTSN, from the exons ATGGACTCTACAGGAAGCc AAGAACCTGCAAAGGAACCAATCACTGACAAG aACGGAGATGAACCGAAGCCTGGAGACCTGATTGAGATTTTTCGCAACGTCTATGAACACTGGGCTGTGTACGTTGGTGACGGCTACGTCGTCCATCTGCTGGGACCGGACG GAAATTTCTCGTCGTTCAGCACCATCAACCTTCCAGTGGGGAAAAACAACATTCTGAAGCAGAAGTTGCTGGAGGTGGTTTCCTCAGACGAGTGGCACATCAACAACAACATGGACCAGGAGAAGCAGCCGCGCCCCGCCCACGTCATCGTGGAACAAGCCAACAAACTCGTCGGCACAACTCGATCGTACAACGTTGTCGACTACAACTGTGAACATTTTGCCACTGAGCTGCGCTACGGAGCCGCCGAGTCCCAGCAG GTAGAAGATGCTCTGAAGATCGGACTTGGTGTGACTGGAGTCTCTTTAGCTTTGGGAGTCGTGATCGTAGCTTTGCTAATCTGGAAGAATAACCAGTCAACCAGTAACTGA
- the LOC114153958 gene encoding uncharacterized protein LOC114153958, whose amino-acid sequence MPYPLILPLGFGLGYLVTTGMRKVFDHYFPGNDSDVSTSQDIERDLFWDGLPTVPRDKTDPAGEVSSLERPSRFSSSPDVDRDLFWDGLPTVPRDKANPAGEVSSLESQSRFSSSPDVDRDLFWDGLPTVPRVQADPAGEVSSGADLKAQAVRSTISSPVCSEKTSRNGASSRVSECKSSSDGASDLTHRKQQTSSRRTVNKDKTAPDQVRNSDNEEKLWDQIVNCSQKKNCPELDSSLLEREEKLWDQILLSSQKKNYSEWGNSTSEEEEKLWDRILMI is encoded by the coding sequence ATGCCATACCCTTTAATTTTGCCACTTGGTTTTGGACTAGGATATCTGGTGACGACAGGGATGAGGAAAGTTTTCGACCATTACTTCCCTGGAAACGACTCGGACGTAAGTACCTCCCAGGATATTgagagagatttgttttgggacgggctTCCAACGGTTCCCAGAGATAAAActgacccggctggggaagtttcttcTCTCGAACGTCCGAGTCGTTTCTCAAGCTCCCCGGATGTTgacagagatttgttttgggacgggctTCCAACGGTTCCCAGAGATAAAGCTaacccggctggggaagtttcttcTCTCGAAAGTCAGAGTCGTTTCTCAAGCTCCCCGGATGTTgacagagatttgttttgggacgggctTCCAACGGTTCCCAGAGTTCAagctgacccggctggggaagtttcttcTGGGGCAGATCTCAAAGCTCAGGCTGTGAGATCCACTATTTCATCTCCGGTGTGTTCAGAGAAAACATCGAGAAATGGCGCATCCTCCAGGGTCTCTGAATGTAAAAGTTCCTCAGACGGAGCGTCAGACTTAAcacacaggaagcagcagaCGAGCAGCAGAAGGACtgttaacaaagacaaaactgcCCCAGACCAAGTACGTAATTCTGACAATGAGGAAAAACTTTGGGACCAAATTGTGAACTgttcccaaaagaaaaactgcccCGAATTGGATAGCTCACTGttagaaagagaggaaaaactttgggaCCAGATTTTACTGAgttcccaaaagaaaaactactccGAATGGGGTAAttcaacctcagaagaagaggaaaaactttgggaccggattttaatgatttaa